A stretch of Longibacter salinarum DNA encodes these proteins:
- a CDS encoding M14 family metallopeptidase, which yields MHALHFRGRYPAAALAFLLVALVLSSPQSLRAQPQVPLSIDTPVPGVTEYDDAIPTPQDVIGHRIGERHTRPAQVVDYFQAVADASDRVSLESHGRTYEGRRLIHAIVTSPENQGRLDEIKSANQQLSSSPASVSDSDLESMPAVVMMGYSIHGDEASGTEASILLLYHLAAGNGSAVDGVLNDAVTIIDPMFNPDGRDRFVDWVNGNRGEVATTDPQDREHNQPWPGGRTNHYWFDLNRDWLPGQHPASQGRLNVFHDWRPQVLTDYHEMGPEATYFFQPGIPSRTNPNTPERNQRLTGEIATYHADYLKRIGSLFYTRESFDDFYYGKGSTYPDINGSIGILFEQASSRSLKTETSKGVMTYAFTVRNQFLASLSTMEAVTEMKKDLLAHQRDFYANRDDVLADAEERAYVIDLTDRRSRAQSLAETLQRHRVKLYDLGESVTQDGRTYRPGDAYVVPLDQEQGRFVKAVMERTSEYPDSLFYDVSTWTLPLAFGVDYAPLDRTPDLGSELDAVSLDGGEVVGGQSSYAYVMPWGRYYAPRAVYRLQDAGIRPRVMTDPFSVQVAGGGTRSFDRGAIVIQVQQRGVSPDSVHRAVADIAETDHVDIVAVAGGMTPSGPDLGSRGSEILPKPKVALITGTGGSSRYSGASAYDAGEVWHLLSERMHVPVSMIDVGSVENVDMDEYTTVVLAGGDYSGLPKEAMSTWVQDGGTLITLQDAAEWPIEAELVTMEKREVDVDSLVRGTSYADLQNAYGAQGIGGSIFEVELDSTHPVAYGYSDTEAVFRVGTGFYEPSKKPGVNVGTYATPARISGYISEEQAEAANGAASIEAHDVVRGNVVMFMDNPNFRAFWYGTNGLFLNAIFFSELL from the coding sequence ATGCACGCACTGCATTTTCGTGGCCGATATCCGGCTGCAGCCCTCGCTTTCCTCCTCGTTGCCCTCGTTCTCTCTTCGCCTCAAAGCCTTCGCGCTCAGCCACAGGTTCCGCTGTCGATTGACACGCCCGTGCCCGGCGTCACCGAGTACGACGACGCCATCCCGACGCCACAAGACGTGATTGGTCATCGGATTGGGGAACGGCACACCCGTCCTGCACAGGTCGTGGACTACTTCCAGGCAGTTGCCGACGCGAGCGACCGTGTGAGCCTTGAGTCCCACGGCCGCACCTACGAAGGACGCCGCCTGATCCACGCCATCGTGACCTCGCCAGAGAATCAAGGGCGCCTCGACGAAATCAAGTCGGCGAATCAACAACTATCCTCAAGCCCCGCGTCGGTCTCCGACAGTGATCTGGAGTCGATGCCCGCGGTTGTGATGATGGGGTACTCGATCCACGGCGATGAAGCAAGTGGCACCGAGGCTTCGATTTTGCTGCTGTATCATCTTGCTGCCGGAAACGGGTCGGCCGTTGACGGGGTGCTGAACGACGCCGTCACGATCATCGACCCGATGTTCAACCCGGACGGCCGGGACCGTTTCGTCGACTGGGTCAACGGAAACCGGGGCGAGGTAGCGACGACAGATCCCCAGGATCGGGAGCACAACCAGCCGTGGCCGGGCGGGCGGACGAATCATTACTGGTTCGACCTGAATCGGGACTGGCTGCCAGGACAGCATCCCGCCTCGCAGGGTCGACTGAACGTTTTCCATGATTGGCGTCCGCAGGTGCTGACCGATTATCACGAAATGGGGCCGGAAGCCACGTACTTCTTCCAGCCAGGCATTCCGAGCCGTACGAACCCCAATACGCCGGAACGGAATCAGCGTCTCACGGGCGAAATTGCCACCTACCACGCCGACTACTTAAAGCGGATCGGGTCGCTTTTCTATACGCGCGAGTCCTTTGATGACTTCTATTACGGGAAAGGGTCCACGTACCCGGACATAAACGGCTCGATTGGGATTCTCTTCGAGCAGGCGTCGTCGCGCTCGCTGAAAACGGAAACGTCGAAGGGCGTGATGACCTACGCATTTACGGTGCGTAATCAGTTTCTCGCATCCCTCTCGACGATGGAGGCGGTGACGGAGATGAAAAAGGATCTTCTCGCGCACCAGCGGGATTTCTATGCGAACCGGGACGACGTGCTTGCCGATGCCGAAGAACGGGCGTACGTGATCGATCTTACGGATCGCCGCTCCCGTGCACAGTCCCTTGCAGAGACACTTCAGCGCCATCGAGTCAAGCTGTATGACCTCGGCGAATCCGTGACGCAGGACGGGCGCACGTACCGGCCGGGCGACGCGTACGTCGTTCCGCTCGATCAGGAGCAGGGACGGTTTGTGAAAGCCGTCATGGAGCGGACCTCCGAATACCCAGATTCGCTGTTTTACGATGTCTCGACCTGGACGCTCCCACTCGCGTTCGGCGTGGACTATGCTCCGCTTGATCGTACACCGGATCTCGGAAGCGAACTCGACGCTGTGTCACTCGATGGTGGCGAGGTTGTTGGCGGTCAGTCCAGCTACGCCTACGTGATGCCGTGGGGACGCTACTACGCGCCGCGAGCCGTCTACCGTCTACAGGATGCCGGCATTCGTCCGCGCGTCATGACGGATCCATTCAGCGTGCAAGTTGCTGGTGGTGGGACGCGCTCCTTCGACCGGGGTGCTATCGTCATCCAGGTGCAGCAGCGCGGCGTTTCGCCGGACTCCGTACACCGGGCCGTCGCGGACATTGCCGAGACGGATCACGTCGACATCGTCGCCGTCGCGGGTGGGATGACCCCGAGTGGACCCGATCTCGGGAGCCGCGGCTCCGAAATCTTGCCGAAACCCAAGGTTGCGCTCATCACCGGCACGGGTGGATCGTCCCGCTACAGTGGAGCGAGCGCGTACGACGCCGGAGAGGTGTGGCACCTCCTGAGCGAGCGAATGCACGTCCCCGTCTCGATGATCGATGTCGGGAGCGTGGAGAATGTCGACATGGATGAGTACACCACGGTCGTGCTTGCCGGCGGCGACTACAGCGGCCTGCCGAAGGAAGCAATGTCGACATGGGTCCAAGACGGCGGAACGCTCATCACGCTGCAGGATGCCGCGGAGTGGCCGATCGAAGCCGAACTCGTGACGATGGAGAAGCGCGAGGTGGACGTAGACTCGCTGGTTCGCGGGACGTCCTATGCCGATCTCCAGAATGCTTATGGTGCGCAGGGCATCGGCGGATCCATCTTCGAAGTTGAGCTCGATTCCACGCATCCCGTCGCCTACGGATATAGCGATACCGAAGCCGTCTTCCGCGTTGGAACGGGATTCTATGAGCCATCGAAGAAACCTGGCGTCAACGTAGGTACATACGCCACCCCGGCCCGAATCAGTGGATACATCAGCGAAGAGCAGGCGGAAGCGGCCAACGGCGCGGCGTCGATTGAGGCTCACGACGTGGTGCGCGGAAACGTGGTTATGTTCATGGACAACCCGAACTTCCGTGCCTTCTGGTACGGCACGAACGGACTGTTTCTGAATGCCATCTTCTTCAGCGAACTCCTCTAA
- a CDS encoding glycerate kinase type-2 family protein — MMDRKTAGHASGDRERLKDALSIFHSAVDRVSASTLFRELDLSPVAPRSLETYDGVRVIAFGKAAMAMAGAAETMCEEQDVRVLGGVAVVPPGYPNSLPESERAPQVVEVITGNHPVAAQKSAEAGQRVLDEAARASVDELVLVLVSGGGTALVSTPVEDVDAWDLRATYRLLLRCGASIHDVNAVRKHLTRVGGGQLATNCGADIAALVVSDVPGDPLSVIASGPTVPDPSTYEDAMRVAYQHDIWHELPESVRNHLAAGARGRRQETPKSEEALGRVQTEIIGRNADALEAAAETAIQLGYETAQSDGSLSGEARATGRVLAEEILTSESNGRRLWLWGGETTVTVSGDGTGGRNQELALSAALEMEDHVEDVLLLSGGTDGIDGPTDAAGAWATPETAQNMRDAGVDPDNALENNDSYAAHGASGTRLTTGPTHTNVMDIVIGLRS; from the coding sequence ATGATGGATCGAAAAACGGCCGGACACGCATCCGGCGACAGGGAACGGCTCAAGGACGCGTTGTCGATCTTTCATTCTGCTGTCGATCGAGTTTCGGCCTCGACGTTGTTTCGCGAATTGGATTTAAGCCCGGTTGCGCCGCGCAGTCTTGAGACATATGACGGCGTGCGAGTAATCGCCTTCGGCAAGGCTGCAATGGCGATGGCCGGAGCGGCGGAAACGATGTGCGAGGAGCAGGACGTGCGGGTTCTCGGTGGGGTTGCCGTGGTGCCGCCGGGCTACCCGAACTCACTTCCAGAGAGCGAGCGTGCCCCTCAGGTCGTCGAAGTGATTACGGGAAATCACCCGGTCGCAGCGCAGAAAAGTGCGGAAGCGGGTCAACGCGTCCTCGACGAAGCCGCCCGTGCCTCGGTCGATGAACTGGTTCTGGTTCTCGTTTCCGGAGGAGGAACCGCGCTCGTTTCCACACCGGTCGAAGACGTGGACGCATGGGACCTCCGCGCAACCTATCGTCTGTTACTTCGATGCGGCGCGTCTATTCATGACGTGAATGCTGTGCGGAAGCATCTGACGCGGGTGGGAGGAGGGCAGCTTGCCACGAACTGTGGAGCGGACATCGCGGCGCTCGTCGTCTCAGATGTCCCGGGTGATCCACTGTCTGTCATCGCCAGCGGTCCGACCGTACCGGATCCGTCGACGTACGAGGATGCGATGCGGGTCGCATATCAGCATGACATCTGGCACGAGTTGCCGGAATCGGTTCGGAATCATCTTGCTGCCGGGGCGAGGGGACGCCGACAGGAAACGCCGAAGAGTGAGGAGGCGCTGGGGAGAGTACAAACGGAGATTATTGGCCGGAATGCCGACGCACTCGAAGCGGCTGCGGAGACAGCAATACAGCTGGGCTACGAAACGGCCCAGTCGGATGGCTCCTTAAGCGGGGAGGCCCGGGCGACGGGGCGCGTGCTTGCCGAGGAGATCCTGACCTCTGAGAGCAATGGTCGGCGCCTTTGGCTGTGGGGAGGCGAAACGACGGTGACGGTGTCCGGCGATGGTACGGGAGGACGAAACCAGGAGCTCGCGCTTTCGGCGGCGCTGGAGATGGAAGATCACGTCGAGGATGTTCTGCTCCTGAGCGGCGGAACCGACGGTATCGACGGACCAACAGATGCAGCGGGAGCATGGGCTACGCCAGAGACGGCGCAGAACATGCGGGACGCCGGCGTGGATCCAGACAATGCGCTCGAAAACAACGATAGCTACGCAGCGCATGGGGCTTCAGGGACTCGACTCACGACCGGACCGACGCACACCAACGTGATGGACATCGTCATTGGTCTACGGTCGTAA
- the thiE gene encoding thiamine phosphate synthase has protein sequence MATSSDGDASSNHDEPVDAPDEASDSAPEESTAAGMPVRIGRLHVLTDFKLQQEKSHAELARLALRGGADTIQFRQKHGGIRNILSQARVTQDVCRDASMPMIVDDRVDVAQAVGAAGVHLGQEDFPIKDARRLLGEDAIIGATANKVSEAVTAYKEGATYIGFGPVFETQSKRNPGSTVGLELLQDACEAVPIPVIAIGGITHDRVRPTLDAGAYGIAVLSSIATSKNPERAAARFRAAIDGALRTS, from the coding sequence ATGGCCACATCTAGCGATGGCGACGCCTCTTCCAACCACGACGAGCCTGTAGACGCCCCAGACGAGGCGTCCGACAGCGCCCCCGAGGAGTCGACTGCCGCTGGGATGCCCGTTCGTATCGGCCGGCTCCATGTGCTCACCGACTTCAAGCTGCAGCAGGAGAAGTCACATGCTGAACTCGCTCGACTCGCACTCCGTGGCGGAGCGGACACGATTCAGTTCAGGCAAAAGCACGGTGGAATTCGCAATATTCTTTCGCAGGCTCGGGTCACGCAAGATGTCTGTCGCGATGCGTCGATGCCCATGATTGTCGATGACCGCGTCGATGTTGCCCAGGCTGTTGGCGCAGCGGGAGTGCATCTCGGACAGGAGGATTTCCCGATCAAGGACGCGCGCCGTCTGCTTGGTGAAGACGCTATTATCGGTGCCACGGCAAACAAGGTATCCGAAGCCGTCACGGCGTACAAGGAAGGCGCAACATACATCGGCTTCGGCCCTGTCTTCGAGACGCAGAGCAAGCGAAACCCGGGGTCAACCGTCGGACTCGAGCTCCTTCAGGACGCGTGCGAGGCCGTTCCTATTCCCGTCATCGCGATCGGTGGAATCACGCATGATCGCGTCCGCCCCACACTCGATGCTGGAGCCTACGGGATTGCGGTTCTTTCGTCCATTGCCACGTCGAAGAATCCCGAGCGCGCCGCTGCCCGCTTCCGTGCGGCGATCGACGGGGCACTACGAACATCCTAA
- a CDS encoding uroporphyrinogen-III synthase, with protein sequence MDVVLLRSCDSPDPYVHAFEELGLTASCCPVLQFDFPNPEQLEQQLNADGKYSGLILTSPRAAHALNRSFDTHPDMRDNWTDRPVFVVGPKTAAAVESAGLTPLGQDAGNAASLVDRIADVWVEKRLRRPLLFLSGNRRRDTIPTGLAAAGIPLAEQEVYQTSTRRDIELPDGVRWLSFFSPSGLEALEASRVMLHNYRLAAIGPTTAQKIRDVGLEPAAVADAPTPDDLARAIVHADETSEA encoded by the coding sequence ATGGACGTCGTTCTGCTTCGGTCATGCGATTCCCCGGATCCATACGTGCACGCATTCGAGGAGCTCGGGTTAACGGCGTCATGTTGCCCGGTGCTACAGTTCGACTTTCCCAACCCGGAGCAGCTAGAACAGCAGCTTAACGCAGATGGGAAGTACAGTGGTCTAATTCTGACGAGCCCGCGAGCAGCACACGCGCTCAACCGCTCGTTCGACACGCATCCGGACATGCGAGACAACTGGACGGACCGCCCGGTTTTCGTCGTCGGACCGAAAACGGCAGCTGCGGTCGAATCTGCCGGTCTCACACCGCTCGGACAGGATGCAGGAAACGCAGCGTCGCTCGTCGACCGAATCGCTGATGTGTGGGTCGAGAAGAGGTTGCGCCGGCCCCTTCTGTTTCTGAGCGGCAACCGTCGTCGTGACACCATACCGACGGGACTCGCAGCGGCGGGAATTCCACTCGCAGAGCAGGAAGTGTATCAGACGTCCACCCGGCGTGACATTGAACTACCGGATGGCGTGCGATGGCTCTCTTTCTTCAGCCCGTCCGGTCTTGAGGCGCTTGAGGCGTCTCGCGTGATGCTCCATAACTATCGTCTCGCCGCGATTGGGCCGACAACTGCCCAAAAAATACGAGATGTTGGCCTCGAACCGGCCGCGGTCGCCGACGCGCCGACGCCGGACGATCTCGCCCGAGCCATCGTCCACGCCGACGAGACGAGTGAGGCTTAG
- the hemC gene encoding hydroxymethylbilane synthase, whose amino-acid sequence MPIPDPLVIGTRGSELALWQANFVKSQLEAHGHRVDIEVIVTRGDQVLDVPISEIGDEAVFTKELDRALLAGDIHVAVHSLKDLPSRLPSGITLAAIGEREDPGDAFVPHPGVDESLDELPEGAVLATASLRRRAQIKAWRPDIEVVPVRGNVDSRLEKLDDSDWHGMVLAMAGLLRMGLSARIGEAFPKDVMVPAVGQGALGIACASDEHDTADALQSMLHHEATAIAVTAERSFMQTVGGGCQVPTGAFARFNDEEDVVIDGCIAGLDGEEMYRERRVCTPEQASDEARDLAQTLLDAGGAEVLDEIIGDRTSRASFRS is encoded by the coding sequence ATGCCCATCCCGGATCCACTCGTTATCGGTACGCGCGGGAGCGAACTTGCGCTCTGGCAGGCCAATTTCGTCAAGTCGCAGCTGGAGGCCCATGGCCATCGTGTCGACATTGAGGTGATCGTGACACGGGGGGATCAAGTGCTCGACGTTCCTATCTCCGAAATCGGGGACGAGGCTGTTTTCACGAAAGAGCTCGATCGCGCTCTACTTGCTGGCGATATCCACGTCGCCGTGCACTCGCTCAAAGATTTGCCGTCCAGGTTGCCGTCCGGGATTACCCTGGCAGCCATCGGTGAGCGCGAAGATCCAGGGGATGCCTTTGTCCCGCACCCAGGGGTAGACGAGAGCCTGGATGAGCTTCCAGAAGGGGCCGTGCTGGCGACTGCATCGCTTCGACGTCGGGCTCAGATTAAAGCGTGGCGGCCGGATATTGAGGTCGTCCCCGTTCGCGGAAATGTCGACAGTCGTCTCGAAAAGCTTGACGACAGTGACTGGCACGGGATGGTTCTCGCCATGGCTGGCCTCCTGCGCATGGGATTGAGTGCACGGATCGGAGAAGCATTTCCCAAGGACGTGATGGTCCCGGCTGTCGGGCAGGGGGCGCTTGGCATCGCCTGTGCGAGCGATGAACACGACACGGCGGATGCGCTCCAATCGATGCTTCACCACGAGGCGACCGCCATCGCTGTAACCGCAGAGCGCTCATTTATGCAGACCGTGGGCGGCGGATGTCAGGTGCCGACCGGTGCCTTCGCACGATTTAATGACGAAGAGGATGTCGTGATTGATGGCTGCATCGCCGGACTGGACGGGGAAGAAATGTACCGCGAGCGTCGGGTCTGTACTCCGGAGCAGGCGAGTGATGAGGCTCGGGATCTTGCGCAGACGCTCCTGGACGCGGGTGGGGCGGAGGTCCTGGACGAGATTATTGGCGACCGGACGAGCCGCGCGTCTTTTCGGTCGTGA
- the hemA gene encoding glutamyl-tRNA reductase: MAFYAFGLNYEQAPVHVTEAFSLDEVDQRELYATLDLSDDAEVIFLSTCNRTEVYLYGNQQDVAEIRSALSEKAGRPFPDADAFWFEDEEAILHVLEVASGIRSMVPGDGQILSQIKDAYRLAVDGDAVDSLLHRLMHTAFRAAKRVATETDLSSGAASVSTASVAMARGYFGSGQSDFSDLNILLVGAGKMGRLALGALDTSKPSSVTVTNRSPERAERVAVEHGAQTGAWERRHELVKSADFVIVATGAPEPVITSTDLAMQNGGTSTLLVDISMPRNIDPGVSQLDGYTVFDLDDLQAYVEETEARRGAEIPRAREICADLMSDFVTWVFHQQALQPAIQAIRNTFDAIREQEVDRHAHRTGMNREEVDRLTNSIMQKLLAVPIVKLKNVDPDSIDFVRGIKLLHALFSRPSCEDESAQKAREKNRDYETPSLSDSAGACPFDTHSTSGTDDVDELLRRAVMLTSEEESASEDA; this comes from the coding sequence ATGGCCTTCTACGCATTCGGACTTAATTACGAGCAGGCGCCGGTCCACGTGACCGAGGCGTTCTCGCTCGACGAGGTGGATCAACGTGAGCTGTACGCCACGCTCGACCTATCCGACGACGCGGAGGTGATCTTCCTCTCGACGTGCAATCGCACCGAGGTTTATCTCTACGGAAATCAGCAAGATGTTGCGGAGATCCGCTCCGCATTAAGCGAGAAGGCCGGTCGCCCATTTCCTGATGCGGACGCCTTCTGGTTTGAGGACGAAGAAGCGATTCTCCACGTTCTGGAGGTCGCGAGTGGTATCCGTTCCATGGTGCCCGGCGACGGTCAAATCCTCTCGCAGATAAAAGATGCGTATCGTCTTGCGGTGGACGGGGACGCTGTCGATTCGCTTCTGCACCGTCTCATGCACACCGCCTTCCGGGCAGCAAAACGTGTTGCTACGGAGACAGACCTTTCGAGCGGAGCCGCATCGGTTTCTACAGCCTCTGTGGCGATGGCGCGCGGTTATTTCGGCAGCGGGCAGAGTGACTTCTCCGACCTGAACATCCTTCTCGTCGGTGCGGGTAAAATGGGCCGCCTCGCCCTCGGAGCGCTTGATACCTCGAAGCCTTCATCTGTGACCGTTACGAACCGTTCTCCGGAACGGGCCGAGCGGGTTGCCGTCGAGCACGGCGCGCAGACCGGCGCCTGGGAACGCCGACACGAACTGGTGAAGTCAGCCGATTTCGTCATCGTGGCAACCGGGGCCCCGGAGCCGGTCATCACGTCCACAGATCTCGCGATGCAGAACGGAGGGACGTCTACCCTGCTCGTCGATATTTCAATGCCACGCAACATTGATCCGGGCGTAAGTCAGCTCGACGGCTATACCGTCTTCGACCTGGATGACCTGCAGGCCTACGTGGAGGAAACGGAGGCGCGCCGGGGAGCAGAGATCCCACGCGCCCGAGAGATTTGCGCGGACCTTATGTCGGATTTTGTCACGTGGGTTTTCCATCAGCAGGCGCTTCAGCCCGCGATTCAGGCAATCCGCAACACGTTCGATGCCATTCGTGAGCAGGAAGTTGACCGTCACGCCCATCGCACCGGGATGAACCGGGAGGAGGTTGACCGGCTGACGAATTCGATCATGCAAAAGCTGCTGGCGGTACCGATCGTCAAGCTCAAGAACGTCGACCCGGATAGCATCGACTTCGTTCGTGGAATCAAGCTGCTACACGCCCTGTTCTCGCGTCCGTCCTGCGAGGATGAGTCGGCTCAGAAGGCGCGGGAGAAGAACCGTGACTACGAGACGCCGTCCTTGTCAGATTCCGCCGGCGCCTGCCCATTCGATACGCACAGCACGAGCGGTACTGATGACGTCGATGAGCTACTTCGACGCGCTGTGATGTTGACCTCAGAAGAGGAGTCGGCATCCGAGGACGCGTAA
- a CDS encoding DUF819 domain-containing protein, with protein sequence MDPVLASPAPLFTDPMTVIAVLASVLAGVFAISSIEKLEPLFKYVPPVIWAYFIPMMLTTLGITPASSPVYDWMSTYLLPFSLFLLMITVDVRAILRLGPRALFMMLVGTLGIVLGAPIAFLIFGGFFSDPVAWKGFAALSGSWIGGTANMLFVKEAVSTPDSTLAPLLVVDVVAGYGWMGILIFLSAYQTKFDNWVGASREVIDKLQGQLEEIETDRVPITLGKFIIILGLGLGATLAAQGLGAELPELGDPTVISQGTWAILIVVTVGLALSFTPARSLETDGASRIGYAALYLLLTSIGASADLKAVLDAPLYLVAGAAWLSVHVALLFGAAIISKSPLFFVATGSMANVGGAASAPIVAGVYVPSLAPVGLLMGVAGYILGVYVALFCAELLRYVHLFLI encoded by the coding sequence GTGGACCCCGTTCTCGCCTCCCCCGCCCCCCTGTTTACCGACCCGATGACCGTGATCGCCGTCCTGGCGTCGGTGCTTGCGGGCGTTTTTGCCATTTCGAGCATCGAGAAGCTCGAACCGCTGTTCAAATACGTGCCTCCCGTCATCTGGGCGTACTTTATCCCGATGATGCTCACCACCCTGGGCATCACGCCGGCAAGTTCTCCGGTCTACGACTGGATGTCGACCTACCTTCTGCCGTTCTCTCTCTTCCTCCTCATGATCACGGTGGATGTCCGAGCCATCCTTCGCCTCGGTCCGCGCGCGCTGTTCATGATGCTCGTCGGTACGCTCGGGATCGTGCTCGGCGCCCCGATTGCGTTCCTCATCTTCGGCGGCTTTTTCAGCGACCCGGTGGCGTGGAAGGGATTTGCCGCGCTGTCCGGCAGTTGGATTGGCGGCACGGCCAACATGCTGTTCGTGAAAGAAGCCGTTTCGACCCCAGACTCGACGCTGGCGCCGCTTCTCGTCGTGGATGTGGTCGCCGGATACGGGTGGATGGGCATTCTGATTTTCCTCAGCGCCTATCAGACCAAGTTCGATAACTGGGTGGGAGCGAGCCGCGAGGTCATCGACAAGCTTCAGGGACAGCTCGAAGAAATTGAGACCGACCGTGTCCCGATCACCCTCGGGAAGTTTATCATCATCCTTGGACTCGGACTCGGTGCGACTCTTGCCGCGCAGGGGCTCGGAGCGGAGCTCCCAGAACTGGGCGACCCCACGGTCATTAGCCAGGGAACGTGGGCCATCCTGATTGTCGTGACCGTCGGACTCGCTCTTTCGTTCACGCCCGCCCGCTCGTTAGAAACGGACGGTGCCTCCCGCATTGGCTACGCAGCGCTGTACCTGCTCCTCACCTCGATCGGAGCCAGCGCCGACCTCAAAGCTGTCCTGGATGCTCCACTTTACCTCGTTGCCGGTGCAGCATGGCTTTCCGTTCACGTTGCACTGCTCTTCGGCGCCGCGATCATATCAAAGTCCCCGCTCTTTTTTGTTGCCACAGGTTCGATGGCTAACGTTGGTGGCGCCGCGAGCGCCCCGATTGTGGCCGGCGTGTATGTGCCTAGTCTCGCGCCCGTCGGGCTTCTCATGGGGGTTGCTGGATATATTTTGGGCGTCTACGTCGCACTCTTCTGCGCAGAGTTGCTTCGATACGTGCACCTCTTCTTGATATGA